In the genome of Spirochaetae bacterium HGW-Spirochaetae-1, one region contains:
- a CDS encoding 1-acyl-sn-glycerol-3-phosphate acyltransferase: MRNNKILFNLYQVYKYIVYLPFLAISTTVCGIVAAVLAIAVHPKIGTVMGIIWARLNAYMTPMFVKVIGKKNIDKNQSYIIISNHQSQFDIFLLYGWIPVDFKWVMKIELRQIPFLGYSCYKIGHVFIDRSNSQAAIDSINEAKKSITGGTSIIFFPEGHRSSDGRLLEFKKGAFKFALDMNLPLLPVTIIGTKDVLPSNTMALFPGKAKLIIHPPIEVTGYNEDNIQVLMDKARDSIQKGFDEHHS, translated from the coding sequence ATGCGAAATAATAAAATCTTATTCAATCTTTACCAGGTCTACAAGTACATTGTGTATCTGCCATTTCTGGCCATTTCAACGACCGTGTGTGGAATAGTGGCAGCGGTCCTGGCCATTGCCGTGCATCCCAAAATCGGCACTGTCATGGGGATCATCTGGGCCCGCCTCAATGCCTACATGACACCCATGTTCGTGAAGGTGATCGGGAAGAAAAATATCGATAAAAACCAATCGTATATCATCATTTCAAATCACCAGAGCCAGTTCGATATTTTCCTCCTCTACGGCTGGATTCCCGTAGACTTCAAATGGGTGATGAAGATAGAACTCCGGCAAATTCCCTTTCTCGGATACTCATGTTATAAAATCGGGCATGTTTTCATCGACCGCTCCAATTCCCAGGCCGCAATTGATTCCATCAATGAAGCCAAAAAAAGCATCACGGGAGGGACCAGCATAATTTTCTTTCCCGAGGGACACCGAAGCTCCGACGGCAGGCTCCTGGAATTCAAAAAGGGCGCCTTCAAATTCGCCCTGGATATGAACCTTCCCCTGCTGCCTGTTACCATCATCGGAACAAAAGATGTGCTTCCCAGCAACACCATGGCACTCTTCCCGGGAAAAGCCAAACTGATCATCCATCCCCCCATCGAAGTGACGGGTTACAACGAGGACAACATCCAGGTCCTCATGGACAAAGCGAGGGATTCCATCCAGAAGGGCTTCGATGAGCACCATTCATGA